A genome region from Megalobrama amblycephala isolate DHTTF-2021 linkage group LG16, ASM1881202v1, whole genome shotgun sequence includes the following:
- the rad1 gene encoding cell cycle checkpoint protein RAD1 produces MPLSTQSQADIDQYILIASLDNARNLSNILKAISFKDHAIFNATQNGLKVTVEDSKCLQANAFIQADIFQEYTIKEDAVGFQVNLTVLLDCLTIFGGSTVPGVCTALRMCYNGYGYPLTLFLEEGGVVTVCKINTQEPEEPIDFDFCSTNVTNKVILQSDSLKEAFSELDMTSEVLQITMSPSHPYFRLSTFGNSGNAHYDYPKDSDMMELFQCTKLQTNRYKMSLLKPSTKALALSCKVSVRTDSRGFLSLQYLVRNDDGQICFVEYYCCPDEEVGEE; encoded by the exons ATGCCTCTGTCAACTCAGTCCCAAGCGGACATTGACCAGTACATTCTGATAGCCAGTTTGGATAACGCGAGGAATCTGTCCAACATCCTTAAAGCCATCTCTTTCAAGGACCATGCCATCTTCAATGCAACGCAGAATGGGTTAAAAGTCACTGTAGAGGATTCAAAATGCCTTCAAGCCAATGCGTTCATTCAG GCTGACATCTTTCAAGAATACACTATCAAAGAGGATGCAGTTGGGTTTCAGGTTAACCTAACTGTTCTTCTGGATTGCCTAACCATCTTTGGGGGGAGCACAGTCCCAG GTGTGTGCACTGCACTGAGAATGTGCTACAATGGCTATGGATATCCACTGACTTTGTTCCTGGAGGAAGGTGGTGTGGTCACTGTATGCAAGATCAATACACAGGAGCCTGAGGAGCCCATAGACTTTGACTTTTGCAGCACAAATGTAACCAACAAGGTGATTCTGCAGTCAGACAGTCTTAAAGAGGCTTTCTCTGAGCTTGACATGACCAGTGAAGTTTTGCAGATCACTATGTCACCAAGCCATCCGTACTTCAG ATTATCCACATTCGGGAATTCTGGAAACGCCCATTATGACTATCCCAAAGACTCAGACATGATGGAGCTGTTCCAGTGTACTAAATTACAGACCAACAG GTATAAGATGTCCCTGTTGAAACCTTCTACAAAGGCCTTGGCTCTGTCCTGTAAAGTCTCCGTGAGAACGGACAGTCGAGGCTTTCTCTCTCTACAGTATCTTGTGAGGAATGATGACGGTCAGATTTGTTTTGTGGAATACTATTGCTGCCCAGATGAAGAAGTGGGTGAAGAGTAA
- the ift20 gene encoding intraflagellar transport protein 20 homolog, with protein sequence MAKDPLAEAGLHFDELNKLRVLEPDVSQKTTELKEECEDFVDKIGQFQKIVGGLIELVDELAKEAENEKMKAIGARNLLKSVEKQREAQQQQLQALIAEKKMQLERYRIEYEALQKVEAEQNEFIDQFILQK encoded by the exons ATGGCTAAAGACCCGTTGGCAGAGGCTGGTCTTCATTTTGATGAACTCAACAAATTGCGAGTACTCGAGCCTGACGTGAGCCAGAAAACCACTGAGCTCAAAGAGGAATGTGAGGACTTTGTTGACa AAATCGGCCAGTTTCAGAAAATTGTAGGTGGACTTATTGAACTTGTGGATGAACTGGCAAAGGAagctgaaaatgaaaaaatgaag GCCATAGGTGCAAGAAATTTGCTGAAATCGGTTGAAAAGCAACGAGAGGCTCAACAGCAACAGCTTCAGGCTTTGATTGCAGAAAAGAAAATGCAGTTGGAAAG gTATCGAATAGAATATGAAGCTCTTCAGAAAGTCGAAGCAGAGCAGAATGAATTCATCGATCAGTTTATACTGCAGAAATAA
- the tmem97 gene encoding sigma intracellular receptor 2 has protein sequence MLLRALEIIYFIYFASHIPITLMVDLQALLPEHLYPPELRNLLHWYAAEFKDPMMMDPPAWFKSFVFCEALVQLPFFPVAAYAFLKGGCKWIRTPAIIYSAHVATTLLPILSHVLFYKFPLAPHPGPQTLNERLTLVSIYAPYLIIPVMILLTMLFSSTYNSTSPKGNAPSKSKKQR, from the exons atgtTACTTCGCGCTTTAGaaattatatatttcatatacttTGCGTCACACATCCCAATTACTCTCATGGTTGATCTTCAGGCTTTGCTTCCAGAACATCTGTATCCACCTGAG CTGAGAAACTTATTGCACTGGTATGCTGCTGAATTCAAGGATCCAATGATGATGGACCCGCCTGCGTGGTTCAAGTCTTTTGTATTCTGCGAAGCTCTCGTGCAGCTGCCCTTTTTCCCAGTTGCAGCATACGCCTTCCTAAAGG GTGGCTGCAAATGGATCAGAACTCCAGCAATCATTTATTCTGCTCATGTGGCCACCACTCTACTCCCAATTTTAAGCCATGTGCTTTTCTATAAGTTTCCTTTGGCGCCACATCCAGGACCCCAAACTTTGAACGAACGCCTGACCCTGGTGTCCATTTATGCTCCGTACCTTATCATCCCTGTCATGATACTGCTCACCATGCTCTTCAGCTCAACATATAACTCAACCTCTCCAAAAGGAAACGCTCCCTCAAAATCCAAGAAACAAAGATAG